The proteins below are encoded in one region of Apium graveolens cultivar Ventura chromosome 4, ASM990537v1, whole genome shotgun sequence:
- the LOC141718791 gene encoding NADP-dependent malic enzyme-like — translation MNTHINEAIKPTVLIGTSGQGKTFTKEVVEAMASFNKKHLIMALSNPTSQAECTAEEAYNWSEGRAVFASGSPFDPVKYNDQLFIPGQANSAYIFPGLGLGLVMSGAIRMHDEMLLAASEALACQVTQELYDKGMTFPPFSNIRTISANIAAKVAAKAYDLGLATRLPPEDLVKFAESCMYSPNYHIYR, via the exons ATGAACACACATATAAATGAG GCTATTAAGCCAACAGTCTTGATTGGAACATCAGGACAGGGGAAGACATTCACTAAAGAAGTTGTAGAGGCTATGGCTTCTTTCAATAAG AAACATCTTATTATGGCTCTCTCAAACCCAACCTCTCAAGCTGAGTGCACTGCTGAAGAAGCTTATAACTGGTCTGAG GGCCGCGCAGTGTTTGCCAGTGGAAGTCCATTTGACCCTGTGAAATACAATGACCAACTTTTCATTCCTGGCCAG GCAAATAGCGCATATATCTTTCCTGGACTTGGACTTGGTTTGGTTATGTCTGGTGCAATCCGCATGCATGATGAAATGCTTCTTGCAGCTT CTGAAGCTTTGGCCTGTCAAGTAACACAGGAACTCTATGATAAGGGAATGACATTCCCACCATTTTCTAATATCAGAACAATATCCGCTAACATTGCAGCTAAAGTTGCTGCTAAAGCATATGATCTTG GCTTGGCAACACGTCTTCCTCCAGAAGATCTGGTCAAGTTTGCTGAAAGCTGCATGTATAGTCCCAACTATCACATTTACCGGTGA